A genomic window from Diorhabda sublineata isolate icDioSubl1.1 chromosome 8, icDioSubl1.1, whole genome shotgun sequence includes:
- the LOC130447766 gene encoding myosin light chain alkali-like, which translates to MGDLKPQEIETAEFIVEVFGEEDKKLDGTLLGKFMFCMNINPSQERLKTAGLTTKKGEKVFTVEELLNLYKELKKEVKDFGCYEDFVECLKLYDKNENGYMLAGELNHSLLTLGEKLTEAEVDELFDTCLDEENDDGEIPYTPFLRRMCELDPPLKPSKK; encoded by the exons ATG GGTGATCTGAAACCACAAGAAATTGAAA CCGCTGAATTTATAGTCGAGGTATTCGgggaagaagataaaaaattagaCGGAACATTATTAGGAAAATTCATGTTTTGCATGAACATCAATCCCAGTCAAGAAAGATTAAAAACCGCCGGTTTGACAACGAAAAAAG GAGAAAAAGTTTTCACCGTAGAAGAACTTTTGAATCTCTACAAAGAACTCAAGAAAGAAGTCAAAGATTTCGGTTGTTACGAAGATTTCGTCGAATGTTTGAAACTCTACGACAAAAACGAAAACGGATACATGCTGGCGGGAGAATTGAATCATTCATTATTAACTTTAG GGGAGAAATTAACTGAAGCGGAAGTGGACGAATTATTCGATACCTGTTTAGATGAAGAAAATGATGACGGCGAAATTCCTTACACAC CTTTCCTTAGAAGGATGTGCGAGCTTGATCCACCTTTAAAaccatcaaaaaaataa
- the LOC130447767 gene encoding myosin light chain 1 encodes MADLSARDVERANFVFSIYDFEGNGTVDAVNLGDMLRALNLNPTLVTIEKVGGTKKKNEKKLKIDEFLPIFSQVKKDKEQGNFDDFLECLKLYDKEENGKMMAAELAHTLLSLGERLEDAEAEEVLADCMDKEDDDGFIPYESFLKKMMA; translated from the exons ATG GCTGATTTAAGTGCCAGAGACGTCGAAa gGGCCAATTTTGTGTTTTCCATCTACGATTTCGAAGGAAACGGCACCGTAGATGCTGTTAACTTGGGTGACATGCTCAGAGCCCTTAACCTCAACCCAACTTTGGTTACAATCGAAAAGGTCGGTGGTACCAAAAAGAAAA atgaaaagaaattgaaaatagacGAATTCCTCCCGATTTTCAGCCAAGTTAAAAAAGATAAAGAGCAAGGTAACTTCGACGATTTTCTCGAATGTCTCAAATTGTACGACAAAGAAGAAAATGGTAAAATGATGGCAGCCGAACTCGCCCACACACTACTGTCACttg gTGAAAGGTTAGAAGACGCCGAAGCGGAAGAAGTTTTAGCTGATTGTATGGACAAAGAAGACGACGATGGCTTTATCCCATACGAAT CATTCCTTAAAAAAATGATGGCGTAA
- the LOC130447501 gene encoding uncharacterized protein LOC130447501, translating into MSFEIVNKIGTGDCEILEKIKDEDTAITIASDIVTDIINNALDIAEERGNIGDILEEEFEEETSKDKRKVTENAAGPFQGVGDQLGDDVNKEPKIQHRPVEKKSRLTDLVKNSKQLLAKLMLNESRGELHDTKSEKLVKVVELDSKEQPYRVKNVNAPEDTRLPSDDSDEILNERSGDEEILDEIQLSVSQGDDLQSKESLKKTMTFPLAGPSKKTLMDRYRTLKFAGEFKKKQWNFGSRIMDYIRKQKAKRQIENTNQNDEFKF; encoded by the exons ATGTCTTTCGAAATCGTTAACAAAATAg GTACAGGAGATTGcgagatattagaaaaaatcaaagacGAAGACACCGCTATAACCATAGCTTCCGATATAGTAACGGATATTATTAACAACGCTTTAGATATAGCCGAAGAACGCGGTAATATAGGAGACATtttagaagaagaatttgaagaagaaaccAGCAAGGATAAACGGAAAGTTACCGAAAACGCGGCGGGACCTTTTCAAGGCGTCGGAGATCAATTGGGAGATGACGTGAATAAAGAACCGAAGATACAACATAGACCCGTGGAAAAGAAGAGTCGACTCACCGACTTGGTGAAAAATTCCAAACAACTTTTGGCCAAATTGATGTTGAATGAAAGTAGAGGCGAACTTCACGATACTAAATCCGAAAAATTAGTTAAAGTTGTCGAATTAGATTCGAAAGAACAACCTTATAGAGTGAAAAACGTCAACGCACCCGAAGATACTCGTTTACCAA GTGATGATTCTGATGAAATTTTGAACGAAAGATCCGGGGACGAAGAAATTTTGGACGAGATACAATTGTCGGTGTCGCAAGGTGACGATTTGCAATCGAAAGAGAGTTTGAAAAAGACGATGACTTTTCCTTTGGCGGGACCGTCGAAGAAAACTCTGATGGATCGTTACCGTACGTTGAAATTCGCCGGGGAATTTAAGAAGAAACAATGGAATTTCGGTAGTAGGATCATGGATTATATACGTAAACAGAAAGCGAAGAGGCAGATCGAAAATACGAATCAAAACGAcgaatttaaattttaa
- the LOC130447303 gene encoding NADH dehydrogenase [ubiquinone] 1 alpha subcomplex subunit 2, whose translation MALRFGSALKELRIHLCQTGAASKGVREFVEKHYVNLKSNNPKLPILIRECSGVEPKLWARFDKGKEKCVTLKDLSAEDVLKHIDSVSKGQ comes from the exons atggCTCTCCGTTTCGGATCCGCACTTAAAGAATTAAGAATTCATTTATGCCAAACTGGAGCTGCCAGTAAAGGTGTCAG agaatttgttgaaaaacaCTATGTGAACCTTAAATCAAATAATCCCAAGCTTCCTATACTAATAAGAGAATGTTCTGGTGTCGAACCTAAACTTTGGGCTAGATTTG ATAAGGGAAAGGAAAAATGTGTGACGTTGAAAGATTTATCAGCAGAAGATGTCCTTAAACATATTGATTCAGTTTCGAAAGGGCAATGA